In the genome of Serratia symbiotica (Periphyllus acericola), one region contains:
- the ydiK gene encoding AI-2E family transporter YdiK, with protein MTQPQHRYDLPRIIFGVLFIATMIIASFWIIQPFILGLSWAAMVVIATWPLLIKLQKLLWGRRSLAVMAMTLLLILLFILPISLMIGSLVDNSGPVIAWASTLGKLHMPDLVWLQSLRMFGDKIYNSYHALVNAGGAALLAKMQPYFGQTATWFVAQAAHIGRLLLHCTLMLLFSVILYARGEQVALGIRHFAVRLGAERGDAAVLLGGQAIRAVALGVVVTALVQSVLGGIGLALSGIPATTWLTVLIFICCVAQLGPLLVLVPAIIWLYWSGDTTWATVLVIWSCVVATLDNVLRPMLIRMGADLPTLLILLGVIGGLLAFGLIGLFIGPVVLAVSYRLLTAWMDEAAKPTTTLQDVAINLEES; from the coding sequence ATGACACAACCTCAACATCGATACGATTTACCACGGATTATTTTTGGTGTGCTGTTTATCGCCACCATGATCATCGCCAGTTTTTGGATTATCCAGCCGTTTATTCTCGGCTTATCCTGGGCTGCGATGGTGGTGATCGCAACCTGGCCATTGCTGATCAAGTTGCAAAAGCTGCTGTGGGGGAGACGCTCGCTGGCAGTGATGGCCATGACGCTGCTACTGATCTTGCTGTTCATTCTGCCAATTTCTCTGATGATCGGGAGCCTGGTGGATAACAGTGGCCCGGTTATCGCTTGGGCCAGCACGCTCGGCAAGCTGCATATGCCTGATCTTGTCTGGCTGCAATCCCTACGGATGTTCGGTGACAAGATCTATAACAGTTATCATGCCTTGGTCAATGCTGGCGGTGCCGCGCTGCTGGCAAAAATGCAGCCGTATTTTGGCCAAACTGCCACCTGGTTTGTCGCGCAGGCGGCACATATCGGCCGTCTGCTACTGCACTGCACGCTGATGCTGTTGTTTAGCGTGATACTGTATGCGCGTGGTGAGCAGGTGGCGCTCGGTATCCGCCATTTTGCGGTGCGTTTAGGCGCTGAGCGCGGCGATGCAGCGGTATTGCTGGGCGGGCAAGCGATTCGTGCAGTGGCGCTGGGCGTGGTGGTGACAGCCCTGGTACAGTCAGTGTTGGGAGGGATCGGCTTGGCACTGAGTGGTATCCCCGCCACCACTTGGCTGACGGTGCTGATCTTTATCTGCTGCGTGGCACAATTGGGACCGCTGCTGGTGCTGGTGCCAGCCATCATCTGGCTGTACTGGAGCGGTGATACCACTTGGGCTACGGTACTTGTGATATGGAGTTGCGTAGTCGCCACGTTGGATAACGTACTGCGGCCAATGCTGATCCGCATGGGGGCTGATTTGCCAACGCTGCTGATCCTGTTAGGAGTAATCGGCGGCCTGCTGGCCTTCGGTTTGATCGGCCTATTTATCGGCCCGGTGGTACTCGCTGTGTCCTACCGCTTACTCACAGCCTGGATGGATGAAGCAGCTAAGCCGACCACCACGCTGCAAGATGTAGCGATCAATCTGGAAGAGAGCTAG
- the gapA gene encoding glyceraldehyde-3-phosphate dehydrogenase, with the protein MTIKVGINGFGRIGRIVFRAAQERSDIEIVAINDLLDPEYMAYMLQYDSTHGRFNGTVEVKDGHLVVNGKTIRVTVEKDPANLKWNEVGVDVVAEATGIFLTDETARKHIVAGAKKVVMTGPSKDATPMFVRGANFEKYAGQDIVSNASCTTNCLAPLAKVINDNFGIIEGLMTTVHATTATQKTVDSPSLKDWRGGRGASQNIIPSSTGAAKAVGVVLPELKGKLTGMSFRVPTPNVSVVDLTVRLEKPATYEEIKKFIKDAAEGSMKGVLGYIEDDVASTDFNGETLTSVFDAKAGIALNDKFVKLVSWYDNETGYSHKVLDLIAHISK; encoded by the coding sequence ATGACTATCAAAGTAGGGATCAACGGTTTTGGCCGTATTGGTCGCATTGTTTTCCGTGCTGCTCAGGAACGTTCTGACATCGAAATCGTTGCAATCAACGATCTGTTGGACCCAGAGTACATGGCTTACATGCTGCAGTATGACTCTACTCACGGCCGTTTCAACGGTACTGTAGAAGTTAAAGATGGCCATCTGGTTGTTAACGGCAAGACTATCCGTGTTACCGTAGAAAAAGACCCTGCTAACCTCAAGTGGAACGAAGTGGGCGTTGATGTAGTAGCGGAAGCGACTGGTATCTTCCTCACTGACGAAACCGCACGTAAGCACATCGTGGCGGGCGCAAAGAAAGTTGTAATGACAGGCCCGTCCAAAGATGCGACCCCCATGTTCGTTCGTGGTGCTAACTTTGAAAAGTACGCTGGCCAGGATATCGTTTCTAACGCCTCTTGCACCACCAACTGCCTGGCTCCACTGGCTAAAGTTATCAACGATAACTTCGGCATCATTGAAGGTCTGATGACCACTGTTCATGCCACCACCGCAACTCAGAAAACTGTTGATAGCCCATCTCTGAAAGACTGGCGTGGTGGCCGTGGTGCCTCCCAGAATATTATCCCTTCTTCTACCGGTGCCGCTAAAGCGGTAGGCGTAGTTCTGCCTGAGCTGAAAGGCAAGCTGACCGGTATGTCATTCCGTGTTCCGACGCCAAACGTATCGGTAGTTGACCTGACCGTGCGTCTGGAAAAACCCGCTACCTATGAAGAAATTAAGAAATTCATCAAGGATGCTGCTGAAGGTTCGATGAAAGGCGTGCTGGGCTACATTGAAGATGATGTGGCTTCTACCGATTTCAACGGCGAAACCCTGACTTCCGTGTTCGATGCCAAAGCCGGTATCGCATTGAATGACAAATTTGTGAAACTGGTTTCCTGGTACGACAACGAAACAGGATACTCCCACAAGGTTCTGGATCTGATCGCTCACATCTCCAAATAA
- the tyrS gene encoding tyrosine--tRNA ligase, translating to MASSDLIKQLQERGLVAQITDEDALIERLAQGPIVLYCGFDPTADSLHLGHLVPLLCLKRFQLAGHKPVALVGGATGLIGDPSFKATERKLNTSETVNQWGEKIRQQVSPFLDFDCGSNSAIAANNYDWFGGMNVLTFLRDIGKHFSVNQMINKEAVKQRLDRDDSGISFAEFSYNLMQGFDFSELYHRHQVELQIGGSDQWGNITSGIDLTRRMHQKPVFGLTVPLITKTDGTKFGKTEGGAVWLSAEKTSPYKFYQFWINTADADVYRFLKFLTFLNLADINALEEEDKNSDQAPRAQYVLAEEATGTVHGAEGLAAAKRITQSLFSGALHDMTEADFAQLAQDGMPTIKLSGDADLQQALVNAELVPSRGQARTMIVSNAVSINGEKQSNAEYTFSDADRLFGRYTLLRRGKKHYCLVDWK from the coding sequence ATGGCAAGTAGCGACTTGATTAAACAACTGCAAGAGCGGGGCCTCGTTGCCCAGATAACGGATGAGGATGCATTAATAGAGCGACTGGCGCAAGGGCCAATTGTACTGTATTGCGGTTTCGATCCGACTGCGGACAGCTTGCATTTGGGTCATCTGGTTCCCCTTCTGTGCCTGAAGCGTTTCCAATTGGCTGGTCATAAACCGGTCGCATTGGTGGGGGGGGCCACCGGCCTGATCGGTGATCCCAGCTTTAAGGCAACTGAACGTAAGCTAAACACCAGCGAGACGGTGAACCAGTGGGGGGAAAAAATCCGCCAGCAGGTTTCTCCGTTCCTTGATTTTGACTGCGGCAGCAACAGCGCCATCGCCGCCAACAATTATGATTGGTTCGGCGGCATGAACGTGCTGACTTTCCTGCGCGATATCGGCAAACATTTCTCTGTGAACCAGATGATTAACAAGGAAGCGGTCAAGCAGCGTCTGGATCGTGATGACTCTGGTATCTCCTTCGCTGAATTCTCCTACAACCTGATGCAGGGTTTTGATTTCAGCGAGTTGTATCACCGCCATCAAGTAGAGTTACAGATCGGCGGTTCTGATCAATGGGGCAACATCACCTCTGGAATCGATCTGACCCGCCGGATGCATCAGAAACCCGTGTTCGGCCTGACTGTGCCGCTGATCACCAAAACGGACGGCACCAAGTTTGGCAAGACCGAAGGTGGCGCAGTCTGGCTATCGGCGGAGAAAACCAGCCCCTACAAATTCTACCAATTTTGGATCAACACGGCAGATGCCGATGTTTACCGTTTCCTGAAGTTTTTAACCTTCCTGAACCTGGCAGACATCAATGCGTTAGAAGAAGAAGACAAGAACAGCGATCAGGCCCCGCGCGCCCAGTACGTGCTGGCGGAGGAAGCGACTGGCACGGTGCACGGTGCCGAAGGTTTAGCTGCTGCTAAGCGTATCACTCAAAGCCTATTTTCCGGTGCGTTACACGACATGACCGAGGCGGACTTTGCCCAGTTGGCGCAGGACGGAATGCCAACTATCAAGCTTTCAGGGGATGCTGATCTGCAACAGGCGCTGGTAAATGCTGAATTGGTGCCGTCGCGCGGCCAGGCGCGCACCATGATCGTTTCTAATGCGGTGAGCATCAACGGCGAGAAGCAATCCAATGCAGAATACACCTTCAGCGATGCAGACCGTCTGTTTGGCCGTTACACGTTGCTGCGTCGCGGTAAAAAGCATTATTGCTTGGTGGACTGGAAATAA
- the pdxH gene encoding pyridoxamine 5'-phosphate oxidase, translating into MNGNNGFDIANLRREYTSGGLSRNDLSVNPLDLFERWLKQACYARLADPTAMCVATVDENGQPYQRIVLLKHFDDKGLVFYTNLGSRKAQQLAQNPHISLLFPWHMLERQVIFLGKVERLKTLDVLKYFHSRPKDSQIGAWVSQQSSRISTRGVLESKFLELKHKFQQGEVPLPSFWGGFRVKVDSVEFWQGGAHRLHDRFLYQRSENDWKIDRLAP; encoded by the coding sequence ATGAATGGAAACAATGGGTTTGATATTGCGAACCTGCGTCGTGAATACACCAGTGGCGGCCTGAGTCGCAACGATCTGAGTGTCAATCCGCTTGACCTGTTCGAACGCTGGTTGAAGCAAGCCTGCTATGCACGTCTGGCCGATCCTACCGCCATGTGCGTTGCTACCGTAGACGAAAATGGACAACCTTATCAGCGCATCGTGTTGTTGAAACATTTTGATGATAAAGGTTTAGTGTTTTATACCAACCTAGGTAGCCGCAAAGCGCAGCAACTGGCGCAAAATCCGCATATCAGCCTGCTGTTCCCGTGGCACATGCTTGAACGCCAGGTGATCTTCCTCGGCAAAGTGGAACGCCTGAAAACGCTGGATGTGCTGAAGTACTTTCACAGCCGACCAAAAGACAGCCAGATTGGTGCTTGGGTTTCCCAACAGTCATCGCGCATCTCCACACGCGGCGTGCTGGAAAGCAAATTCCTCGAACTTAAGCATAAATTCCAACAAGGTGAGGTACCATTGCCGAGTTTTTGGGGAGGATTTCGTGTAAAAGTCGATTCAGTCGAATTCTGGCAGGGCGGTGCCCACCGTCTGCATGACCGTTTCCTGTATCAGCGGAGCGAAAATGACTGGAAAATTGATCGCCTAGCGCCCTGA